One genomic region from Mycoplasmopsis meleagridis encodes:
- a CDS encoding tRNA (cytidine(34)-2'-O)-methyltransferase produces MLNIVLFEPEISPNTGNIIRTAFALNAKLHIIKPIAFDLDPKYLSRPAAGRLLSDIPHEIHASYKDFYNLYGKKNIYYLTRYGLKNYAQIDYKKELLEKNEIWIMFGKESTGIDKEILIKNLNNCLRIPMVDKMRSINLANTVAIVGYEIMRQLDFKELSLFETQKGKNYLEELKKNGE; encoded by the coding sequence ATGCTTAATATTGTTTTATTTGAACCCGAAATTTCGCCTAATACAGGCAATATTATTCGTACAGCTTTTGCTCTTAATGCTAAATTACATATTATCAAACCTATTGCTTTTGATTTAGATCCTAAATATTTATCGCGCCCTGCGGCAGGAAGATTATTAAGCGACATTCCTCATGAAATACATGCTTCTTATAAAGATTTTTACAATCTTTATGGAAAGAAAAATATTTATTATTTAACGCGTTATGGTTTAAAAAATTACGCACAAATTGACTATAAAAAAGAACTATTAGAAAAAAATGAAATTTGAATAATGTTTGGTAAAGAATCAACTGGAATTGATAAAGAAATTCTAATTAAGAATTTAAATAATTGTTTAAGAATTCCAATGGTAGATAAAATGCGTTCAATTAATTTAGCTAATACAGTAGCTATTGTTGGCTATGAAATTATGCGACAATTAGATTTTAAGGAATTAAGCCTTTTTGAGACGCAAAAAGGAAAAAATTATTTGGAAGAATTAAAGAAAAATGGAGAATAA
- the rpoE gene encoding DNA-directed RNA polymerase subunit delta produces MKTMLDVALAFVKENCSNQNYIAFNEIFNNVESELHEKWEIEAANKNLNYETIQLNKIGELYRLLTVDSRFVRNTEGLWSIKIGYK; encoded by the coding sequence ATGAAAACAATGTTAGATGTTGCACTTGCTTTTGTTAAAGAAAATTGTAGTAATCAAAACTACATAGCTTTTAATGAAATTTTTAATAACGTTGAAAGCGAATTACATGAAAAATGAGAAATAGAAGCAGCAAATAAAAATCTTAATTATGAAACAATTCAACTTAACAAAATTGGCGAATTATATCGCTTACTTACCGTAGATTCACGTTTTGTAAGAAATACAGAAGGTTTATGATCAATAAAAATTGGTTATAAGTAA
- a CDS encoding thermonuclease family protein, producing MKRSLWLISLISLLFITSSCNNNFDKPFYKIVSNEIWDIHDGDTFKVTKNKQNYTIRLFGIDTPEINFVKNKIKTNYAIKARTFTENFLKNSPIELTYLKKDFYGRYVCLVKNSKNEDLVYKIALNGFGIVRYADDENYKNPFYIADEELKVYIQKLMTAEKIAKKNKIGIWSNEKLYTKIYS from the coding sequence ATGAAAAGATCATTGTGATTGATAAGTCTAATTTCTTTGCTTTTTATAACAAGTTCATGTAACAATAATTTTGATAAACCATTCTATAAAATAGTCTCAAATGAAATTTGAGATATTCATGATGGCGATACTTTTAAAGTAACTAAAAATAAACAAAATTACACAATCAGACTTTTTGGAATTGATACTCCAGAAATTAATTTTGTCAAAAATAAAATTAAAACTAATTACGCTATAAAAGCAAGAACTTTTACAGAAAATTTTTTAAAAAATTCACCTATAGAATTAACTTATCTTAAAAAAGATTTTTACGGCAGATATGTATGCTTAGTAAAAAATAGTAAAAATGAAGATTTGGTTTATAAAATAGCTTTAAACGGATTTGGAATTGTTAGATATGCTGATGATGAAAATTATAAAAATCCTTTCTATATTGCAGATGAAGAATTAAAGGTCTATATTCAAAAACTAATGACTGCAGAAAAAATTGCTAAAAAAAATAAAATAGGCATATGGTCAAATGAAAAACTATACACTAAGATTTATTCCTAA
- the rplK gene encoding 50S ribosomal protein L11, whose product MAKSKADIVRVRKLQFNAGQAKPGPALAGVGINMPDFTRAFNDATKDRGNEPVPVQITVYKDKSFEFKLFTAPASYKLKQAIKSEKGSSNAKTNKIASITVDQLREIAEYKLPDLNTDNVETAMKTIAGTAKQMGITIEGWEGENK is encoded by the coding sequence ATGGCAAAATCAAAAGCAGACATTGTTCGTGTTCGTAAATTGCAATTTAATGCAGGGCAAGCAAAACCAGGACCAGCTCTTGCTGGTGTTGGAATTAACATGCCTGATTTTACAAGAGCTTTTAACGACGCTACAAAAGATAGAGGAAATGAACCTGTTCCTGTGCAAATAACTGTCTATAAAGATAAATCTTTCGAATTCAAATTATTTACTGCTCCTGCAAGTTACAAATTAAAACAAGCTATCAAAAGCGAAAAAGGTAGCTCAAATGCTAAAACTAACAAAATTGCTTCAATTACTGTTGATCAATTAAGAGAAATTGCTGAATATAAATTACCTGACTTAAATACAGATAATGTTGAAACTGCCATGAAAACAATAGCAGGAACAGCAAAACAAATGGGTATTACAATTGAAGGCTGAGAAGGAGAAAATAAATAA
- the rplA gene encoding 50S ribosomal protein L1, producing MAFKGGKKIRAARESFDKTVAYELKEALELVKRTSYTSFDGSVELILKLNLDVRKADKQLRGSVLLPNGTGKSVRVLVVTNNPEKQKLAKAAGADQVVDGLELEEKIKEDEFDYDVMVADPTMMPLLGKYGKKLGPKGLMPNPKTGTVTPTPEKAVEELKKGKANYRTDKAGIIHTMIGKTSMDTNKLVENANTVISLIKKLKPSAVKGAYIQNIVVSATMAPGVKVKIEK from the coding sequence ATGGCTTTCAAAGGCGGAAAGAAAATTAGAGCTGCTCGTGAATCTTTTGATAAAACAGTAGCATACGAATTGAAAGAAGCTTTAGAATTAGTTAAAAGAACTTCATATACTAGTTTTGATGGTTCAGTTGAATTGATACTTAAGTTGAATCTTGACGTTCGTAAAGCTGATAAACAATTAAGAGGTTCAGTTCTATTACCTAATGGAACTGGCAAATCTGTTAGAGTTTTAGTTGTAACTAATAATCCTGAAAAACAAAAATTAGCTAAAGCTGCGGGAGCCGATCAAGTTGTGGATGGTCTCGAATTAGAAGAAAAAATCAAAGAAGATGAATTCGATTATGATGTAATGGTTGCTGATCCAACAATGATGCCTCTATTAGGAAAATATGGTAAAAAATTAGGACCAAAAGGCCTTATGCCTAATCCTAAGACTGGTACGGTTACTCCAACTCCTGAAAAAGCTGTTGAAGAACTTAAAAAAGGTAAAGCAAATTACAGAACGGATAAAGCCGGAATTATTCACACAATGATAGGTAAAACTAGCATGGATACAAACAAATTGGTAGAAAATGCTAATACAGTTATTTCATTAATTAAAAAATTAAAACCTTCAGCTGTTAAAGGAGCATATATTCAAAATATTGTTGTTTCTGCTACAATGGCTCCTGGAGTTAAGGTTAAAATTGAAAAATAA
- a CDS encoding C1 family peptidase, whose protein sequence is MKKNKITKIVTSLFFVGGFIPMVSGTSTTITYNAGIPKDYFPKNKELDSKNLNDILKQDRFDLRDYNLVTPVKNQGIEGLCWAYSIVSAVESSILRQAPGNYNMKNLDIDENQYDYVSNVRTEEANKLKLAGSDHFENELGVGNYIFDSALMALQKTSFANQGVKKGYVEPIVNIKNIIQVNWSNKEELKKAIVKYGGIAFSMTYPYRTFNAHSIFYNNNYTEPMEGVLAHACTIVGWDDTYYKSNFKPNPATQKGAWIVKNSWGTKYQSEGYFYLSYDSPLQDAVAFEIEKDFVPQNAYYYDGRRNYTEYSTDSNEYAVVFPVRKANDETTEKLKSINLVLTGKNINIHSKIFIGDDKNIDLNGKNPAYEWDTTVDNSETNGKTGAFTLELPKAFELPKNKYFAVVVKLSSSDKNLAINYSYEPNSVGDLTFLKIKDGTWSNAKEILNGSFKIKAYTYTEPKNKKLEIENNSNPVSEPTTSPKQENSSQTNKEQRVVVSENSPSTNDSIQENDNSANSSNIEEISNSQNSTNESPNEFNNSNNEGEIVDGPSANNENEEITEGNTSDYNSHEANNTSENEINSNVEKTNEKETNSNNNDNTEKVSNNNSLAESNKTREADNSLLISQEQNVSSRTKLILAITLPVLAGASLISFIGYKLFRKFGKKS, encoded by the coding sequence ATGAAGAAAAACAAAATAACAAAAATTGTGACAAGTTTATTTTTTGTTGGTGGATTTATTCCTATGGTTTCAGGAACAAGTACAACGATAACATATAACGCGGGAATACCTAAAGATTATTTCCCAAAAAATAAAGAATTAGATAGCAAAAATTTAAATGATATTTTAAAGCAAGATAGATTTGATTTAAGAGATTATAACTTAGTTACTCCCGTTAAAAATCAAGGTATCGAAGGACTTTGTTGAGCTTATTCAATAGTTTCTGCGGTTGAAAGTTCTATTTTAAGACAAGCGCCTGGAAACTATAATATGAAAAATCTTGATATTGATGAAAATCAATACGACTATGTTTCTAACGTCAGAACAGAAGAAGCAAACAAATTAAAATTAGCTGGAAGCGATCATTTCGAAAATGAATTAGGTGTAGGTAATTATATTTTTGATTCCGCATTGATGGCGTTACAAAAAACCTCTTTCGCTAATCAAGGTGTTAAAAAGGGATATGTAGAACCTATTGTTAATATAAAAAATATCATTCAAGTTAACTGATCTAATAAAGAAGAACTTAAAAAAGCAATTGTTAAATATGGCGGCATAGCTTTTTCAATGACTTATCCATATAGAACATTTAATGCTCATTCCATTTTTTATAATAATAATTACACTGAACCAATGGAAGGGGTTTTAGCTCATGCATGTACAATCGTTGGTTGAGACGACACCTATTACAAAAGTAATTTTAAACCCAATCCGGCAACTCAAAAAGGAGCTTGAATTGTAAAAAATAGTTGAGGAACTAAATATCAATCAGAAGGATATTTCTACTTATCTTATGATTCTCCATTACAAGATGCTGTTGCCTTTGAAATAGAAAAAGACTTTGTCCCACAAAATGCATATTATTATGATGGTAGAAGAAACTATACTGAATATTCTACAGATTCAAACGAATATGCAGTTGTTTTTCCAGTTAGAAAAGCAAACGATGAAACTACTGAAAAGCTTAAATCAATTAATTTAGTGCTAACTGGCAAGAATATCAACATTCATTCTAAAATTTTTATAGGTGACGATAAAAACATTGATCTTAACGGTAAAAATCCTGCATATGAATGAGATACTACTGTAGATAATTCTGAAACTAATGGAAAAACTGGTGCATTTACTTTAGAACTTCCTAAAGCTTTTGAATTGCCAAAAAATAAATATTTCGCTGTTGTTGTAAAACTTTCTTCGTCAGATAAAAATTTAGCAATCAATTACTCATACGAACCAAATAGCGTAGGTGATCTTACCTTTCTTAAAATTAAAGATGGAACATGATCTAATGCTAAAGAAATTTTAAACGGATCATTCAAAATTAAAGCTTATACATATACAGAACCAAAGAACAAGAAATTGGAAATTGAAAATAATTCTAATCCTGTTTCTGAACCAACTACTTCACCAAAACAAGAAAATTCTTCACAAACAAATAAAGAACAAAGAGTTGTAGTTTCAGAAAACTCTCCTAGCACAAATGATAGTATTCAGGAAAATGATAATTCAGCAAATTCTTCTAATATTGAAGAAATTAGTAACAGTCAAAATTCAACAAATGAATCCCCTAATGAATTTAACAATTCTAACAATGAAGGAGAAATTGTAGATGGCCCTTCTGCTAACAATGAAAATGAAGAAATAACAGAAGGAAATACAAGTGATTATAATTCTCATGAAGCAAATAATACTTCTGAAAATGAGATAAATTCTAACGTTGAAAAAACAAATGAAAAAGAAACCAATTCTAACAATAATGATAATACAGAAAAAGTAAGTAATAATAATTCTCTCGCTGAATCAAACAAAACAAGAGAAGCTGATAATAGTTTACTAATAAGTCAAGAACAAAATGTATCTTCAAGAACTAAATTAATTTTAGCAATTACTTTGCCTGTTCTTGCTGGAGCATCTTTAATTAGTTTTATAGGTTATAAATTATTTAGAAAATTTGGCAAAAAATCTTAG
- the prfA gene encoding peptide chain release factor 1, whose translation MEKAMFKSLTDIKNTYQQLNKKLNEEETINNIKEYTKINREINKIKNIAIKFNEYEKCLEEINEAKIMLESKNNEEVEFAKSIIDLNTVKTDELENLLKILILPKDENDDKNVIIEIRGAAGGDEANIFAGDLFRMYSKFADEMNFKIKLLAANSASTGGFSQIVFSVRGENAYSKLKFESGVHRVQRVPVTESSGRIHTSTATVTVIPEIDDSIDIEIKTSEIKIDTYRSSGAGGQSVNTTDSAVRITHIPTGIVVSSQDERSQIANRETAMMVLKSKLYDLEIAKKEEEEAGYRKLAGHGDRSEKIRTYNYPQDRVTDHRIGFSTSLKQIIEGKLQSIIDALLTEEQNQKIKKAGII comes from the coding sequence ATGGAAAAGGCAATGTTTAAATCATTAACTGATATAAAAAATACTTACCAACAACTTAATAAAAAGTTAAATGAAGAAGAAACGATAAATAATATCAAGGAATATACTAAAATCAATCGAGAAATTAATAAGATTAAAAATATTGCAATCAAATTTAATGAATATGAAAAATGCCTAGAAGAAATAAATGAAGCAAAAATTATGCTTGAATCCAAAAATAATGAAGAAGTTGAATTTGCCAAATCAATTATTGACTTAAACACTGTTAAAACAGACGAATTAGAAAATTTACTTAAAATTTTAATTTTGCCTAAAGATGAAAATGATGATAAAAATGTCATTATTGAAATAAGAGGAGCTGCTGGCGGCGATGAAGCCAATATTTTTGCTGGCGATTTGTTTAGAATGTATTCTAAATTTGCTGATGAAATGAATTTTAAAATTAAATTGCTTGCAGCAAATAGTGCTTCTACTGGCGGATTTTCACAAATTGTTTTTTCTGTAAGAGGAGAAAATGCTTACTCTAAATTAAAATTTGAAAGTGGTGTACATAGAGTTCAAAGAGTTCCCGTAACAGAAAGCAGCGGTAGAATACACACTTCAACTGCTACAGTTACTGTTATTCCTGAAATTGATGATTCAATTGATATAGAAATTAAAACTAGTGAAATTAAAATAGATACTTATCGTTCAAGTGGAGCAGGCGGGCAATCAGTTAATACAACAGATTCTGCAGTTAGAATTACTCACATTCCTACTGGAATTGTAGTTTCTTCGCAAGATGAAAGAAGCCAAATTGCTAATAGAGAAACTGCTATGATGGTATTAAAGTCTAAACTTTATGATTTAGAAATTGCTAAAAAAGAAGAAGAAGAAGCTGGATATAGAAAACTTGCGGGTCATGGAGATAGAAGCGAAAAAATTCGTACATATAATTATCCCCAAGATAGAGTAACTGATCATAGAATTGGTTTTTCTACTTCTCTTAAACAAATTATTGAAGGAAAATTACAATCAATTATTGATGCTTTATTAACTGAAGAACAAAATCAAAAAATTAAGAAAGCAGGCATAATATAA
- the prmC gene encoding peptide chain release factor N(5)-glutamine methyltransferase → MNEKEQILLEEKRKYNLPLFLYSKEKKLLEKNIPIQQIIGYVEFLNTKILVNKDVLIPRYETEELVDFLLKNVINKQNMKILDLCSGSGFIGLAIKKNFSSAVITLSEISYKAIKVIKKNIKLNFKSKKNIKVIKSNLFKNIKNKFDLIVSNPPYLYKKDKTISKEVIDNEPNIALFAPEKGFKYYRLILEQYKKYLNKNGIIAFEINPFHVEKWKKIKNVQILKDINGKDRFVILKEFNI, encoded by the coding sequence ATGAATGAAAAAGAGCAAATATTATTGGAAGAAAAAAGAAAATATAATTTGCCTCTTTTTTTATATTCTAAAGAGAAAAAACTTTTAGAAAAAAATATACCTATTCAACAAATCATAGGATATGTTGAATTTTTAAATACTAAAATTTTAGTTAATAAAGATGTTTTAATTCCTAGATATGAAACTGAAGAATTAGTAGATTTTTTGCTCAAAAACGTTATAAATAAGCAGAATATGAAAATTTTGGATCTTTGTAGTGGAAGCGGCTTTATTGGTTTAGCCATTAAAAAGAATTTTTCTAGTGCTGTTATTACATTAAGCGAAATTAGTTATAAAGCTATTAAAGTAATTAAAAAAAATATTAAACTTAATTTTAAAAGTAAAAAAAATATTAAAGTTATTAAATCTAACCTATTTAAAAATATAAAGAATAAATTTGATTTGATTGTTTCAAATCCTCCATATTTATACAAAAAAGATAAAACTATAAGTAAAGAAGTTATTGATAACGAACCAAATATTGCTCTTTTTGCTCCAGAAAAAGGTTTCAAATATTATCGTTTGATCCTTGAACAATATAAAAAATATTTAAATAAAAACGGAATAATAGCATTTGAAATTAATCCTTTTCACGTAGAAAAATGAAAAAAAATTAAAAATGTTCAAATTCTAAAAGACATCAATGGAAAAGATAGATTCGTAATATTAAAAGAGTTTAATATATAA
- a CDS encoding acyl carrier protein produces the protein MNIKEVIISKLTRLAKKDVKEDMLLSELKIDSLDLAELIYEAEVSYGILFDDSKFNDIKTVRDIINIIEESYNGNKSNS, from the coding sequence ATGAACATTAAAGAGGTTATTATTTCTAAACTAACTAGGTTAGCTAAAAAGGATGTCAAAGAAGACATGCTTTTATCAGAGTTAAAAATTGATTCTTTAGACTTAGCTGAATTAATTTATGAAGCTGAAGTAAGCTATGGAATTCTTTTTGATGATAGCAAATTTAATGACATAAAAACGGTAAGAGACATTATCAATATTATCGAAGAAAGTTATAACGGTAACAAATCTAATTCTTAA